The genome window ATTTACTGTCAATGTTGGGTAAGGCATTTGCTTTAACATCTCTGTTGGAAGAAGGGGTTGCAGTGAGAACATAAGGAATGTTTTTTGGGGCTGGCCACAGCACACTGAAGCTTTTGCGTCCAAAGTGCAGGTCTGAATGCAGCCAAGCATagaaaactgctgctgctgtggttcGTGGTTTCTGACAATGAGTTGGTGGGTCTCAGCATGTTTCCTACCAGGCATATAAGCCAATCCTGCAACGACGGTGGCTTAGTTTGCTTTTCTCAGTCTCAGCGTAAAGGCTATGCCACGTTAACCGTTCCCTCTCCCAGCTAAGTTGTCCCCTTTGGGCTTGTATAGGCATATTGATAAGGGACCTATGCACCAAAGTTGAGGTCATTACTTGTATTTCAGTAGTGCTTACAGTTTCCAGCTGGGGCCAAggctcagttttgttttgcaaggtGCTGTACAGAGATATAAAAAGGCAGTCCCTGCCTAGTAATgtaaatgaaaagataaaagcCTGATGAAGGGCGGGGAATATGACACAGACAGGCATATGAGAAAGGATCTGAGTGATGATAGGCTGAATGTATGGGAGTTCCattattttccttgaagaagCAGTTTGGTTTCTTATTATCATAACTTCTGTTATGTAACTGCCACCAGCCAAACTAAGATCTTTCTGTGAAGGCCCACAGAGTCTAATTCTTGATCAGTCTTAGCCCAGTTTagggaaagagaaatttaagTGCTGCTCTTTTTGAGTCCCTGGAGTTCTTGCTTTGCTAGAGAATTAGAGGAGATCAGTATTTTAATCTAACTCATCAAGACACTGTTACGCCTTCATTATAATTTTAGTGCAGCTTGCTACAACCAAGTGCTTGCTATCTGAAGTAATTATATTGCCATGTCTTGAATAATTCCAGAGGTAATGTGGGTAGAAAGGAGCGACTGAGCAGGCAGATTCCTCATAGTTCCTTTTTGTATCCTGCTTTGGAGGGCTGTGACTctctgaaaatactgtgtttgaGTTTGGGATAAAATTACAAATGCTTTTTACTTAGCACATTAGTTGCTGTAGTGAATATGCTGTAGTGAGCCTCACAAATGTCTTTTAAGAGTGAACTCAGAGCACTGACTGAGAGCAACCTGCATCCAGCATCTGGCAGGGAGGTTTGCAATGCCAAGATTAGGGCTACAGAATTACCTACAAATTGAGAgtgctgctaaaaaaaaaaaaaaagggcagaagaaaTGTGTCCAGACTGTCTGGATAGACTGCAAGCACTGAACTTGTGAAGAAGTAAGTTTCTCAAGGGATATCCTTGATAGAAATAGCACTCCACTTGCAGAAAACATTAGCTAGGAACATGACCTGGCCAGATAATACCACTTTGCTGGGAAGCCTGTCAGTTTTTCAGATCAAATCAAAGTTAGTGGGCCAAATATCCTGTCTGAGAGGCATGGTTATCACCTCCTTGGTGCACTGAAAGGGTGAAAATTAGTGGTGGAAACTGGATTCCAAGGAGCCAAGATAAGCTTGTACAAAAGCAGTAGCTGCCAGGGTTGCTAGAAGCTGGATTTAACTATTGTGCTTTATAGTGCCGGTGCCTTTGTCACTTCTTGATTGACTTGAACAAGAACACTTCAAATTGTACTGTGAGGTGAACTGCACAAGGGTCTAGTATGTCTGTGACATGGAGAACAGACCATTAGCTATGGAAGTTGACTGGGCAGCAAAAAATGACTGGCCAAGGCAAAATAAAGTGTTGCTTGTTTGTGTTGTCATCTGTGCACTTAGAGCTATGAGCAACTCGGGCAGCAGAGGCACAGATTGCAATGCGTGGTCCAGCTTGACTCAGTGTGAGGCCACCTACTTCCCTCTGCTGGTTGGAATTTGATCTATGCATGTGTATCCATATGCACATAGGAAAAGAGGTATCCTGCCAGGCAGTGAACTTGTTTTATAGAGGCTGAGATCCCTAAACGCTGACAATTAGGGCCCAGGCCATAGAAGCAGAAGaacctgttttccttcctttcttggCGAAGCCTATGTGGTCGTGAAAGCGTTGACATCATGCAGTGATCTTCCAGGAGGAAAGCGAATTGTTCTTTTGGACCCATATACTAGGGAGTAGCTATTTGGTAGATAACTCTTTCACAAAAACCAAGGAAGTTAAGCTGTGTATAGCTGAGTTGGTGAAGCATGATCACCTCAGCTCAAGCTAGTGGTCTTTAGCCCTCCTGTGGAGGAATCCTAGTAGAGGTAGAGAGAGGATTCTGTTCTTATGATCCCATtcatcctctttttctcttcaaaccCTGCCAGGAGGCAAGACAACCAGTACCAGTCATACTGGAAGCCAAGGTAAAAGACATTCCAAAGTGCAATTTGAGTTTCTTTATAGTGATTTGTACCATGTGAGCTGTTGTCTCTTCCTCCTTGGCTTTCTTGCATTCTCTCTTGCAGCTGGTTTTGAACAGTTATTCCACAGTTCCATGAAAAGGCGCAGAAATTTTGGCCAAGGAGCAAGCCCTTGGTGCCTGTGCAGAACAGGCAGGATGCCGATTGTTTGGAAATCAACAGTGGAATTGTTCCCGCTTGTATCTGAACCTGCGTTTAAGGGGACGGTAGATAGGACAAAACTGACGTTAGAGGTGTTCTTGAAAAGAGCATCCTGCCTTCAACTCCGTGAAGGACCAGCCAGatgccagcagagctgtgctttggCTGTATGTTTGACATTACAGTGGTATGTTTCTGGGAAGGTGTTGGTATAGCAGGTAACTCTCAGGGCTGTCTGTGTTGTGAAGTGTTATCCTTTGTTTACAATGTGGGAATTATAGTGAATGCAAAATGTGGACTGGagctctgcagggacagccAGTGACGGTTTCACTGTGTTTTAGAGCAGGTAATGATAGTTGCTTGTCTTTGTCTCCAAGGTACTCTCTTTCTCTGGGTATTCTGGCCAAGCTTCAATTCTGTACTAGCTGCGGACAAGAGCAAAGCCATCTACAACACCTACTTTGCCCTTGCAGTGAGTGCTGTAACTGCCTTCCTGTTGTCTGTTCTGACCGCAAAGGATGGAAAGTTCAGAATGGTAAGACGAGAGAAAATCACTGCACggagaagatatttttctgttactctCAGTAATACACTGAAAGTATAATAGCtattaaggaaaaacaagtcCAGGTTTTCAGCCTGACAGTCATCATGAGCCTCCCAAGCAGAACACTGAAGCTGTAACTTAGAAATGATGTTCTCAGATTGTAATTTACAGGCCCAAATTCACCCTAAAGAGATCGCACTTGCATGAGAATAGCAATCTATGACATTGGGCTGCTATAAGTGATGACTAAATTCTCACTctatgtttttgttgttttattttacagactCATATCCAGAGTGCAGTACTAGCTGGTGGGGTCACTGTTGGTTATGCAGGACACAGTATCACGTATCCTTGGATTGCAATGATTTTGGGTCTGCTTGCCAGTGTGATAAGCGTCTTAGGATCTTACTGTTTACAGGTATTACTCAAAACCTGAAATTGTTTTTGTATAAGCTGTATAAACTTCTTTTCCAATGTAGGATACCTCAAGGGAAACCTCTCTTTCAAAGAGATTAAAGCTAGGAAACCTGAAgtcttttcagcagagctcaggATTGCAACTTGCAAGACCAAAGTTCGTTTTCTAGGTCTGCGATAGAGAATATGCTATTATCAGCTTGTGTTTTGGTGTATCACttaaaccttttcttcttcccagagATGCTTGAATCCTGCTCTCAAGATTCATGATTCCTCTGGAGTTCATTTCACTTTTGGCTTGCCTGGTGTGCTTGGAGCTCTTGCCCAGGTCGTTTTCACAGTAATAAATAACTGGACTAATTCACCAAGGTACATAAATTCTTGCTATTAAGTAATACACCTAGCTAATCATTATTGTAGTATGCCTTGAGAAGAGTTCTCATACATACAGAAAGCCTGAACGTCTTTACAGATAAATCGTTTTATACCAGATAACCTAAGATAATCTCTGAGGTCCAAAAAAGTTGGTAAAAAAGACTTTCAGAGTTGAGCAGCCTTTGGATCAAAACTTTAATATTAGCTCTTAGTCCTGatttctgtctccctttttATTTGATATTAAATACAGCAGACATAGGAGATGAAGGCTGGGGATGTGCATCCTTCCGAGACTCATTTTGGCTTTTGTGATGTGTTTTGGGGAGCTTTGTATGCTAATACGGGGGCGGGGGAAGAAATCAGCATTTCTCTTTGAATGAGGCTTTAACTCTGAGTCAGGGTCAAGAACACCAGTTTGGACTAAAGCCGGTCTGGACactgaactggaaaatataTGTGGGGATATACCCTGCAAAAGCTGAAGGGCTCATTTAAGGATATTCTGCATAGGTTGTTTTGATCTGGCACTGGCATCTCATTTTTGCACATCAAACTCATGCCGTGTCATACAAGaagttctctgtttttctcaacTTATGCAGGAATGAATCACAGTGTAGCATAAGGGCCTTACACTTCTTGTCATATTCTTATCGAAACAAATGAATTTAATGAAGTTTTAGTACTGCAATGATGGTTTCTAAGGGCAAAATATGTCCTCTGAAGTCTGTATTAGGCTTCTGATAGGATCTCTTAAAGCATctactgcagctgcagagagatTCAagaataacagatttttttatgaGAGGTTTTGATGTAAAATGCTGTGTAGATACAGATTCATTCACAGTCTTAATGCTAAATTCAGCAACTGTAAAAGGTGAAacacttgttttgcttttcagacagGGTTATTTGGTCATGGTTCACATTGGTGCCTTCTGCCTGACTGTCAGTGTTGCCCTGATAACAGGTTTTATTACAGGTCAGTACTGAAAAACACGTTTCAGTAATATCTTCCTCGTTTCCTCGGGGCAAGGGGTATGTCATCTTATTGCACCTGCTATCATGTCAGAGCAACCCTGTGCAGAAAAGAGGCCAGTTTAACTGGGGCTCTGAAGTGTGTTTCTATGGGTACATTATTTGTAGAAGAAGCCATGGGAAACATGAATGCCAGGGACTCTTCAAAGCCAGTCTTTTGAAGAAGAGATGTATTCAACATAAATAACCTAGTAACACCAGTCTTTCCTTGGTGAAGTTAACCAATGCTTAACAGCTGCCTTCAAATTTCAGACAGGAGATGTGCgaggatgaaaatatttttacatttgggTATTGTCTTAGTGACAGAAAAATGCCATCTAGAGCTTCTCACTTTTTAGGCCAGTTGGTATAAATCTGCCAAGTTCCACTAACGTCAATAACTCGCTTGCAGCAGCCAAGCACTAGGCCTTTGATCACAAGTGGTTTGGGATCACCAGGGCTCACGCGTTTCTCGCGTGACATTCTGTCTGGTTTATGTCAGCCGCAGTTTTTCTATAGCTGTTAATTCTGTCTtgaataaaagagaaatggcAGATGAAAATCGCTGTGAAATATACcctaaaatgattttttttgtgcttaatTGATCTGAAGCCTTTGCATTGCCTTAAATGTTATTAAGAAGTTGAGCTAAtcaagaagattttaaaaaacattcagatAAAATAATCAAACATTCAGTGTTTAacaaattgtttaaaaatctaGATGTTTCCATCTGAAATCCCAAGCTAACAGTGCTGATAAGCCCGATTGCTTTAAATACACAGGCATTTTTCATGCAAGAAGTTAATgatttttgatgtatttttagaatCTGGCAGGCTGTTTAATGGGGTTTTACCTagagtaattaatttttaataacacaAGCCTTGATCCTGGCAAGCTTCTCTCTTTGTATTTAAGGTCAACTTGAGTCAAGGGGCTCTGCTTAAGCGTTTAGTTctgaatttgtattttgatCTATTTTACATTTGGATGTGTATTACTAAGAAACCTCCAGTTACACACaatcttcccctttccctgaTGGAGATATTTATATTGGATATATGTGTTTTTACAAATAGGTTTAATCTTAAACCTCAAACTGTTTAAGACCATCCCTGTATCAAAGTACTTTGAAGACCAGCTTTATTGGGAGGTAAGTTTCAATGTAAAATTAACCGTGTGGGAGTATATATAGCACCTTGTTGACCTTGGTAAAGAATTCTAGgtatttgaatttaaaaaaaaaaggggggataATTCCATTTCACGGTACGTTTTGGATGCCCTCTTTGAAACGGATGAACTGTTCCCACTGTTGATTCAGAGCCTGAACGTTATAAATGCATGTAGTCTCCAGCTAGGATGGTCAGAGCTGATGGTGGGCACAGGGCTAAATTGGAGATGATCTTGTTTGTGGTAACACGTCATCTTAGGGGCTCAGACATCCCTGGGACTGACAGCCCTGGCCTCCGTGCTTCGTCCGCAGTCCCTGCGGAGACTTGAGCAGCATCTGAGAGAGGGATTTTTAGGAGCCTGTGAGTGGAACGGAAGGtgctttttatgaaaacagacCAAGCCTCCTGGCCTTCGTGGCTGCGGCTGATGCACAAATGCAGGCCTTGGGCACCTTTAGGTGCTGAATGTGATGCTATATCcgaattacagaaaaaagaaattaatgaaaataagcttttaaggTTTTCCATTGCCTTTTTCGTGTGATGATTTGATGCATAAAATGTTCTGATACAAGAATGTTTGTCTTCACAGTTTCCCCATTTGGCTGTTGGATTTTGAATGGAGGAACCCAAATGACAAGATTTGACCAAGataagcttttcctttttgtcactAGAGAAAATGAATAGCTACGATGGGTTGAAAGAGCACTTAAGTGTCAATTCTCAGGCTCAAAAAAGCCATCTCCATGGACACACAAAAAATTAGTAATAAACTATTCTAGTTATTCTTGAAAGATACAGGGTGTAAATCTACAGATGCAAACTTATAATGCATTTCGCTTTTCTCTTGGTCTTaccttaaatatttctttgtagGATATGTACAAAAAAGTTGGCTGCCTTCATTGCTGTAATGGCTTATCGATCAAAATGCTTGGGAACTTCAAACTATTTTTAGCTCCCAAGtttaaaagccaaaatatgtattttaaagtataatttttcAAGGAGTACATACTCATTCTTATCTAGCGAAGCGTTAAAGTACTTGTTTTTAAGCTAAATTAATTCTGTTGAAGGCCTTGTTAAGCAAGGATTTGATGAGTGAGCTGGATCTGGGCCAGAACTCCACATCTTGC of Ciconia boyciana chromosome 21, ASM3463844v1, whole genome shotgun sequence contains these proteins:
- the LOC140662218 gene encoding RH-like protein isoform X1, producing MPSKYRNFRKSVPWLILFLEAVFIVVFYFSFSGDGASRSRVSYPAFQDVNHMVIFGFGFFLTFLKRYGFSSTGFNLLIIVLGVQCSVLIEDLLSFLLQREDENSLKRITNAVVSVTAVVISTGALLGKTNPVQLILMTVVEIIVFHMSRWINNTFLQVPENLSMMHVHLFGAYFGLAVSSRFSEPSPRSEKNASTPKSDLLSMLGTLFLWVFWPSFNSVLAADKSKAIYNTYFALAVSAVTAFLLSVLTAKDGKFRMTHIQSAVLAGGVTVGYAGHSITYPWIAMILGLLASVISVLGSYCLQRCLNPALKIHDSSGVHFTFGLPGVLGALAQVVFTVINNWTNSPRQGYLVMVHIGAFCLTVSVALITGFITGLILNLKLFKTIPVSKYFEDQLYWEFPHLAVGF
- the LOC140662218 gene encoding RH-like protein isoform X2, with protein sequence MVIFGFGFFLTFLKRYGFSSTGFNLLIIVLGVQCSVLIEDLLSFLLQREDENSLKRITNAVVSVTAVVISTGALLGKTNPVQLILMTVVEIIVFHMSRWINNTFLQVPENLSMMHVHLFGAYFGLAVSSRFSEPSPRSEKNASTPKSDLLSMLGTLFLWVFWPSFNSVLAADKSKAIYNTYFALAVSAVTAFLLSVLTAKDGKFRMTHIQSAVLAGGVTVGYAGHSITYPWIAMILGLLASVISVLGSYCLQRCLNPALKIHDSSGVHFTFGLPGVLGALAQVVFTVINNWTNSPRQGYLVMVHIGAFCLTVSVALITGFITGLILNLKLFKTIPVSKYFEDQLYWEFPHLAVGF